A genomic segment from Fusarium fujikuroi IMI 58289 draft genome, chromosome FFUJ_chr04 encodes:
- a CDS encoding related to RRP14-involved in ribosomal RNA processing encodes MTESELQDYLSGQRGAFEGILGLIPAKMYYEQDNSDQWSKKKQTKQQAADARRGKLDPDSERNRNAKEVLDERAKNKRKLREMEKHDDTDNEDDWEDQEPVPGVETEKPGEGLKVKTAETNKKKKKKLNDSTETETQDISETNKKLKLNDEGETEARDTTETSSKVSKREEKRAAKKEMKKEKKAEKKANKTKTIEAEKKDAPTPTTKAQKQAAKKQKVVEEEEETTAHGDDEVLPMDISGLENEDEVTANSSNESEPHSPTFDTNDSTTTPAETTAEPASTTTSTSSTIPPSEKPKSIKLPADTSAIRARLAAKIEALRAARKADGPDGKPIRTRQELIESRRKKQEARKAHKQEMRKQAKLEEQRKREEALASSSPGVMSPAVELDETASNFTFGRVAFGDGAQLSRDLGHVLSQGKKKGPSDPKTALIKVQNQKKRLQELDPEKRADIAEKDIWLTARRRAEGEKIRDDEALLKRAVKRKEAAKKKSEKAWRERSDGVKMAQKDRQRKREDNLRQRRDDKLLGKAGKKKKKGGAAGGKKKSRPGFEGSLGVGGKKK; translated from the exons ATGACAGAGTCTGAGCTGCAG GATTACCTGTCCGGCCAACGCGGAGCCTTCGAGGGcatccttggcctcatcCCAGCCAAGATGTACTATGAACAAGACAACAGT GATCAatggagcaagaagaagcagacaaAACAACAGGCTGCCGATGCGCGACGCGGAAAGCTGGATCCCGACAGCGAGCGGAATCGAAATGCCAAGGAAGTCTTAGATGAAcgggccaagaacaagcgaAAGCTGCgtgagatggagaagcaTGACGATACTGATAACGAAGATGATTGGGAAGACCAGGAGCCCGTCCCTGGCGTAGAGACGGAGAAGCCTGGCGAGggcctcaaggtcaagacagcggagaccaacaagaagaagaagaagaagctcaacgactcgacagagacagagactcAGGATATTTCAgagaccaacaagaagctgaagctcaacGACGAGGGAGAGACAGAAGCTAGGGACACAACTGAGACATCTTCCAAGGTGTCGAaaagggaagagaagagggcggccaagaaggaaatgaagaaggagaagaaggctgagaagaaggccaacaagacaaagactATTGAAGCCGAGAAAAAGGATGCACCAACTCCGACAACAAAGGCTCAGAAGCAAGCCgcgaagaagcaaaaagtagttgaggaggaggaagagacaaCTGCCCACGGTGACGACGAGGTTCTACCTATGGACATCTCGGGTCTGGAGAACGAGGATGAGGTCACCGCCAACTCAAGTAATGAATCCGAGCCACATTCTCCTACCTTTGACACCAACGATTCTACGACAACTCCTGCTGAGACAACCGCCGAGCCTGCCAGCACGACTACCTCCACCTCATCCACTATTCCTCCTTCGGAGAAACCTAAGTCTATCAAGCTCCCTGCCGACACCTCTGCGATCCGAGCACGTCTCGCTGCCAAAATTGAAGCGCTTCGTGCCGCCCGAAAAGCTGACGGACCTGATGGCAAGCCAATTCGTACACGCCAAGAGCTCATTGAgtcgagaagaaagaagcaagagGCTCGAAAAGCCCACAAGCAGGAGATGCGCAAGCAGGCCAAGCTGGAAGAGCAACGAAAGCGTGAGGAGGCTTTGGCATCTAGCTCACCAGGTGTTATGAGCCCCGCGGTTGAACTCGACGAGACTGCTAGCAACTTCACATTTGGTCGTGTCgcttttggtgatggcgctCAGCTCTCACGCGATCTCGGCCACGTGCTGAGCcaaggcaagaagaaggggcCGTCTGACCCCAAGACAGCCCTCATCAAGGTCCAAAACCAGAAAAAGCGTCTTCAGGAACTTGACCCCGAGAAGCGTGCTGATATCGCCGAGAAAGATATCTGGCTGACAGCCCGTCGCCGTGCCGAGGGCGAGAAGATCCGCGACGATGAGGCTCTCTTGAAGCGTGCCGTGAAGCGAAAGGAggccgccaagaagaagagtgagAAGGCCTGGCGCGAACGATCTGACGGCGTCAAGATGGCTCAAAAGGACCGTCAACGCAAACGTGAGGATAATTTGCGTCAGAGACGTGATGACAAGCTGCTCGGTAAGgcgggcaagaagaagaagaagggtggaGCCGCcggaggcaagaagaagagtcgTCCTGGTTTCGAGGGAAGCCTGGGCGTTGggggcaagaagaagtaa